A genome region from Bacteroidota bacterium includes the following:
- a CDS encoding tRNA-(ms[2]io[6]A)-hydroxylase: MLGLHCETNAAWIERVRTNASALLADHAHCEKKAATMAISLLNRYPSRTALVDAMADLAIEEMSHFKMATRKLAERGLELERDPGDPYAQLLSAHIRKQEPDRFLDRLIVCSLIEARSCERFRLLSEHADDEDLRSFYASLLASEARHRNLFLKLARQYFPEAAVEQRLHHLQAVEATIVQALPSEPTMHG, encoded by the coding sequence ATGCTCGGATTACATTGTGAAACCAACGCCGCCTGGATCGAGCGGGTACGCACCAATGCGTCGGCACTGCTTGCCGATCACGCCCACTGCGAGAAAAAAGCCGCGACGATGGCGATCTCACTCCTGAACCGGTACCCTTCGCGCACCGCGTTGGTGGACGCCATGGCCGACCTTGCCATCGAGGAAATGTCGCATTTCAAAATGGCGACGCGCAAACTTGCTGAGCGAGGACTCGAACTCGAACGCGACCCCGGCGACCCCTACGCCCAACTACTAAGCGCACACATCCGCAAACAAGAACCCGACCGTTTCCTCGACCGGCTCATCGTCTGTTCACTCATCGAAGCGCGCTCGTGCGAACGCTTCCGGCTGCTGAGCGAACATGCCGACGATGAAGACCTGCGCAGCTTCTACGCATCGCTGCTTGCAAGCGAAGCACGACACCGCAATCTCTTTCTCAAACTCGCACGGCAGTATTTCCCCGAGGCCGCCGTCGAACAGCGCCTGCATCACCTACAAGCGGTCGAGGCAACGATCGTGCAAGCACTGCCCTCCGAGCCGACCATGCACGGCTGA
- a CDS encoding T9SS type A sorting domain-containing protein, translating into MMKRTGISLLVALLLLVGLGSRGNAQSLGGGLNADGRDFYIGLLYPSFNAQSINFFGRNVQGFFGVYALISSYDDNTITVGYFDDNGNEINKQTYNVAKRRAVQVPLDIAHMRMTEPGEVAEYKACHITAKKSINVQFFSTGSCSGGSYLAIPTNVLGKTYVVQSYRDNEGGVGGALSNEDASGYFMVIAPFSGTTVTITPSSTTKKKHAGVNCGSGATGVPAPFTIGLNQGQCYMVKGAADGSGCDISNSTVIADKPVAVIAGHENAFTDGSDPQPGGARTLEARDYMVEQMLPVEYWDTMGYISIPFVDSQAPFNAGEGDEYQVFTGVMKELGGVGGSNINMNGTLRTYNGIGEYQVPPPQLLNWTSPVDFYSTNGTKIGVAMYDQRMQGGGAPYPAPSQMTIIPKSRWKTSFLWYVPNNTFEILQGYYINLICNRSDYDNRKILIAVNGGKPAPLPNGLAVKKKYAVIPDYPELVGYSLSLGPGAYYATADTGNTHPFMIYNYGFRAIDPDRDLGDFCGDDHFFAYALPVGFAAKGDSGQLEITVDTLCAKWHICIHDHRTKNPGIKSLQILDDASGDFVRPGRVYHNVQFDESVDPDQTREIDLTGTDTLYCADVLVSNPLDTAYGPIYILDNQGNDYLVELRYKAPSLKLVVKPNYPNQKDSVIYPATVPGATDCATIYYYNGGKKGDNTLEIDKAELKRNDGNFTISSITPALPVTLAPGDTLAVTVCFSPQDKNVKIDSLPLHLDSLIITTPCFKAPMTLVGPVGVPLIWASNKNFGSVVVGTTKCDTVTVRNVGNVPFTLTDSIIDATLLGNHDFTWDGSSKYNKNRLPVILQPGQGIPISFCFTPSVKGFDSTNAHWITDVQGKYKDSLKSYSGLYGNGIRPGVVWDRIVQYDTTICDSALTIRVNLINTATAPTHVQKVFFDGADAPQYAVVDNKFHYSPLEGFTMNVGDTLWVDYKFTPDLSKGFAPRHSHLVATFDAPGGITDSTVIDMTGIVEYPALLIDPPCVDLKTNIVVGVPTPTNFLLTDTGTAPYIFSAVDFSAPIVSIVDVTTGVALQPGDTIMPGQQVAVTVTITRKTYGDTTVYMNFASNKSCGNTPQLCIGSNPSQTSLLLTGWPAPDTYINCRDHKSTILARNLSTVGWTLKSLTLEPAGTTTGLNQFDLIDSNNNYQKQIVFNKFVPGSGTNQNTVTVGVVFHPDLQGSDSVRVMAIWDSAGVTKDTVFSVLSGTGIAEVTAVSAANPDPNAPIPGWYVYTTGETSSIPLHFETKALPASASAKRVTFDVTWKQDVFDAPATGAFVPNRPTYDGTYTLNAATPSQATGASIDVSISNGVITSLDEVGRLNLAVPVNKDTTTQILISNVKFYDDLGNIICYIAADTIPGNFVSKDVCGNLELRDFLRSDGKQVSTRIISLTPNPVTENSTPVLNYEVREAGVPVKVEVFNMLGEVVRTVRESAPQTVGTHALQINTTGLESGTYNVRISTPTSTQNAQFVLHK; encoded by the coding sequence ATGATGAAACGTACAGGGATATCGTTGCTTGTCGCGCTTCTGCTTCTGGTTGGTCTCGGCAGTCGTGGCAACGCACAGTCGCTTGGCGGCGGTTTGAACGCAGACGGTCGAGACTTCTATATCGGCCTGCTGTATCCCTCGTTCAACGCGCAGTCCATTAACTTCTTCGGTCGTAACGTCCAAGGCTTCTTCGGCGTGTACGCACTGATCTCGAGCTATGATGACAACACCATCACCGTCGGCTACTTCGACGATAATGGCAACGAGATCAACAAGCAAACCTACAACGTGGCGAAGCGCCGCGCGGTACAGGTCCCGCTCGACATTGCGCACATGCGCATGACCGAGCCGGGCGAAGTCGCCGAATACAAGGCCTGCCACATCACGGCGAAGAAGTCGATCAACGTACAGTTTTTCAGCACGGGTTCGTGCTCGGGAGGTAGCTACCTTGCCATCCCGACGAACGTACTCGGCAAGACGTATGTCGTCCAGAGTTACCGTGATAACGAAGGCGGTGTCGGCGGCGCACTCTCGAACGAAGACGCGTCCGGTTATTTCATGGTCATCGCACCGTTCAGCGGTACGACCGTTACCATCACCCCGAGTTCGACCACAAAGAAGAAACATGCCGGTGTAAACTGCGGAAGCGGTGCAACGGGTGTTCCGGCGCCGTTCACCATTGGTCTCAATCAGGGCCAGTGTTACATGGTCAAAGGCGCTGCCGACGGATCGGGATGCGATATCTCGAACTCGACGGTTATTGCGGATAAGCCGGTGGCAGTCATCGCCGGCCACGAAAATGCATTTACCGACGGCTCAGACCCGCAGCCAGGCGGTGCTCGCACGCTCGAAGCGCGCGACTATATGGTCGAGCAGATGCTTCCGGTTGAGTATTGGGATACGATGGGCTATATCTCAATCCCGTTCGTCGATTCGCAGGCTCCGTTCAATGCCGGCGAAGGCGACGAATACCAGGTCTTTACCGGTGTAATGAAAGAGTTGGGTGGTGTCGGTGGTTCGAACATTAATATGAACGGCACACTTCGTACATACAATGGTATCGGCGAGTATCAGGTGCCTCCGCCGCAGTTACTCAACTGGACGTCGCCGGTCGATTTCTATTCGACCAATGGCACAAAGATCGGCGTAGCGATGTACGATCAACGTATGCAGGGCGGCGGCGCCCCGTATCCGGCCCCGAGCCAGATGACGATCATTCCGAAGTCGCGCTGGAAAACATCGTTCCTCTGGTACGTCCCGAACAACACGTTCGAAATTTTGCAGGGCTACTATATCAATCTTATTTGTAATCGCAGCGATTACGATAATCGCAAGATCCTCATCGCGGTCAACGGCGGTAAGCCGGCGCCGCTTCCGAACGGACTGGCAGTCAAAAAGAAATACGCTGTCATCCCGGATTATCCCGAGTTGGTGGGGTATTCATTGTCACTCGGACCCGGTGCATATTATGCAACCGCCGATACTGGGAATACACATCCGTTCATGATCTATAACTATGGCTTTCGTGCTATCGACCCCGATCGTGACCTTGGCGACTTCTGCGGTGATGACCACTTCTTTGCGTATGCATTGCCGGTCGGCTTTGCTGCGAAAGGTGATTCCGGTCAGTTAGAGATCACCGTCGATACGCTCTGCGCCAAGTGGCATATCTGTATTCACGATCATCGCACGAAGAATCCCGGTATTAAATCGCTGCAGATTCTCGACGATGCGTCGGGCGACTTTGTCCGTCCGGGCCGTGTGTATCATAATGTTCAGTTCGACGAGTCGGTGGACCCGGACCAGACGCGTGAAATCGATCTGACCGGTACCGATACGCTCTATTGCGCAGACGTTCTCGTATCGAATCCGCTCGACACTGCATACGGACCGATCTATATCCTTGACAATCAAGGTAACGATTACCTTGTCGAGTTGCGCTACAAGGCGCCGAGTTTGAAGCTCGTCGTGAAGCCGAATTATCCGAACCAGAAGGACAGCGTTATCTATCCTGCGACGGTTCCGGGTGCGACCGATTGCGCGACGATCTACTACTATAACGGTGGAAAGAAGGGCGACAATACGCTCGAGATCGACAAAGCCGAGCTCAAGCGCAACGACGGCAACTTCACTATTTCGAGTATTACTCCTGCATTGCCGGTCACACTGGCTCCGGGAGATACGCTTGCCGTTACGGTGTGCTTCTCGCCGCAGGACAAGAACGTGAAGATCGATTCGCTGCCGCTGCATCTGGATTCGCTCATCATCACCACACCGTGCTTCAAGGCTCCGATGACCTTGGTCGGGCCGGTGGGTGTGCCGCTGATCTGGGCGTCGAATAAGAACTTCGGTTCGGTCGTCGTCGGCACTACCAAGTGCGATACCGTGACGGTTCGCAACGTCGGTAATGTGCCGTTCACGCTGACGGATTCGATCATCGATGCAACGCTGCTCGGCAACCACGACTTCACATGGGATGGGTCGTCGAAGTATAATAAGAACCGTCTGCCAGTGATCTTGCAGCCGGGTCAGGGAATCCCGATCAGCTTCTGCTTTACGCCGAGCGTGAAGGGCTTCGATTCGACGAATGCTCACTGGATCACCGATGTGCAGGGTAAGTATAAGGATTCGTTGAAATCATATAGCGGACTCTACGGTAACGGTATCCGTCCGGGCGTCGTATGGGATCGCATCGTACAATACGATACGACGATCTGCGACTCTGCACTGACGATCCGGGTCAACCTGATCAATACCGCTACGGCTCCGACACACGTTCAGAAGGTATTCTTCGACGGAGCGGATGCGCCGCAGTATGCAGTCGTGGATAACAAATTCCACTACTCCCCGCTTGAAGGCTTCACGATGAATGTGGGCGACACATTGTGGGTCGACTACAAGTTCACGCCGGACCTTTCGAAGGGATTTGCCCCGCGCCACTCACACTTGGTTGCAACGTTCGATGCGCCGGGTGGAATTACAGACTCGACCGTGATCGATATGACGGGTATCGTAGAGTATCCGGCATTGCTCATCGATCCGCCGTGCGTCGATCTCAAGACAAATATCGTTGTCGGTGTACCGACCCCAACGAACTTCCTCTTGACCGACACCGGAACGGCGCCGTACATCTTCTCGGCTGTCGATTTCTCTGCGCCGATCGTCTCGATCGTCGATGTCACGACGGGTGTTGCATTGCAGCCGGGTGACACGATCATGCCGGGGCAGCAGGTTGCAGTGACGGTGACGATCACGCGCAAGACCTACGGCGATACGACCGTGTATATGAACTTTGCGAGCAACAAATCGTGCGGTAATACACCGCAGCTCTGCATCGGGTCCAACCCGAGCCAGACGTCGCTATTGCTGACGGGTTGGCCGGCACCGGACACGTACATCAATTGCCGCGATCATAAGAGCACCATCCTCGCTCGTAATCTGAGCACGGTAGGTTGGACGCTGAAGTCCCTCACGCTCGAACCGGCAGGGACAACGACCGGCCTGAACCAGTTCGATCTGATCGATTCGAACAATAACTATCAGAAGCAGATCGTGTTCAATAAGTTTGTTCCCGGAAGCGGCACGAACCAGAACACGGTGACGGTCGGCGTCGTGTTCCATCCGGATCTCCAGGGCTCGGATAGCGTCCGCGTGATGGCAATTTGGGATAGCGCCGGCGTCACGAAGGACACCGTCTTCTCGGTACTCAGCGGTACGGGTATTGCCGAAGTGACGGCTGTCTCGGCGGCGAACCCAGACCCGAATGCACCGATCCCGGGCTGGTACGTCTACACGACGGGCGAGACCTCGAGCATTCCGCTGCACTTCGAAACGAAGGCATTGCCGGCAAGCGCGAGCGCCAAGCGTGTCACGTTCGATGTGACCTGGAAACAGGATGTATTCGATGCTCCTGCGACCGGTGCATTCGTACCGAATCGGCCGACCTATGACGGAACGTACACGCTGAATGCGGCAACACCGAGCCAGGCAACGGGCGCATCGATCGATGTATCGATCAGCAACGGTGTGATCACGTCGCTCGATGAAGTCGGACGGTTGAATCTCGCTGTGCCGGTGAACAAGGATACGACAACGCAGATCCTGATTTCGAACGTCAAGTTCTACGACGACCTCGGAAACATCATCTGCTACATCGCAGCCGACACGATTCCGGGTAACTTCGTCTCGAAAGACGTGTGCGGTAACCTGGAGTTGCGCGACTTCCTGCGCAGCGACGGCAAACAGGTCTCGACGCGTATCATCAGCCTGACGCCGAATCCGGTCACCGAGAATTCGACGCCGGTACTCAACTACGAGGTTCGCGAAGCCGGCGTGCCGGTGAAGGTTGAGGTCTTCAACATGCTGGGCGAGGTCGTCCGGACCGTTCGTGAGAGCGCTCCGCAGACGGTCGGTACCCATGCGTTGCAGATCAATACGACGGGTCTCGAAAGCGGAACCTACAACGTCCGAATTTCGACGCCGACGTCAACTCAAAACGCGCAGTTCGTGTTACATAAGTAA
- a CDS encoding YceI family protein, with protein sequence MNRIRIITTAVLVVLASQVLAQGKYFTKSGYVHFYASTAVENIEAKNNKGTCVLDAKTGAVEMQILLKAFEFERALMQEHFNENYVESDKYPKSTFKGSISNIASIDFSKDGTYPVEMKGTLTIHGVTKNITPKSKIVIKGGKVNALTSFTILLADYNIEIPSVVADKISKTVKIDANMWLDPLK encoded by the coding sequence ATGAACAGGATCCGGATCATCACGACCGCAGTGCTTGTCGTTTTGGCGTCGCAGGTGCTGGCGCAGGGCAAGTACTTTACAAAATCGGGCTACGTGCATTTTTATGCGTCGACTGCGGTCGAGAACATCGAAGCGAAAAACAACAAGGGTACATGCGTCCTCGATGCCAAGACCGGCGCCGTCGAGATGCAGATTCTGCTGAAGGCCTTCGAGTTCGAACGCGCACTGATGCAGGAGCACTTCAACGAGAACTACGTCGAGAGCGACAAATATCCGAAGTCTACCTTCAAAGGTTCGATCTCCAACATCGCATCGATCGACTTCTCGAAGGACGGGACGTATCCCGTCGAGATGAAGGGCACGCTCACCATTCACGGCGTAACGAAGAACATCACGCCGAAATCGAAGATCGTGATCAAAGGCGGCAAAGTAAACGCGCTCACCTCGTTTACGATCTTGCTTGCCGACTACAATATCGAGATTCCGTCGGTCGTGGCCGATAAGATCTCGAAGACCGTGAAGATCGACGCCAACATGTGGCTGGACCCGCTGAAATGA
- a CDS encoding T9SS type A sorting domain-containing protein, protein MKQLILSCAALLCLLSLGVSPTSVQAQNSMIWHQTNGPQGGAIRDVAVDSTSGLWVATGRAGAYYSGDHGETWEAVNAGLPKIGLITIAAAKDHYIYAASINNQDLFRLNASLPRSQWRWEAVFPDSTQGPYNYVVTLANSNVFTNVGGHGVMRSTDHGTTWVQFIDTLKTTNCIAFAHGKNLFAVITGNPSGPTLPHPIWSTTGSGQNKPWVKRADFPDFYPSQIVIAHNGNLVATTLMKHQVFTKDTTIHGGRIWTSTDTGMTWTKTYERPDNSEDGKDDIDDIGLVDQTGTIYANAHGITIRSTDNGMTWTTLDSEKRGDERFKIASNPDETHTYQICEPDGVFRSDDHGATFVGKYSGIKVEFLYGMDINSRQDLFALYEFGLSRSTDHGNTWGEAVEFGETYFPTFIISRNPSTRDHIYIGCEYGFFRSTDFGETILPIQSSGGDTIFRQLGMTSSGKLFTYFTSSNGSRVMYSTNEGDSWTPITNLPDPTDDIRGLAVTSDTIALAGTGPSFYLSVNGGGKWTTSTTTAPFNQPSKMLFHPDGSLLALVPGNGSKSGCWRSTDAGANWTHIFPFVDAPTEQFRNDYYSLNVDDLGQIFIGSDSGVWRTSLPPYTVWKNVSTGLTWPDWDRPLFVNVSDVVQDPVSRKYYAATRGLSVYESVPNMDDVPTTPVTATGSRVVNYPNPFAHSTYIAFNLDEPSQVTLDVYDAIGRHIGQTVTSSFDAGQHQLPFDGSALPNGNYLVSLRINGAIRSTWMTIAR, encoded by the coding sequence ATGAAACAGCTAATTCTTTCCTGTGCAGCACTCCTGTGCCTCCTGAGCCTTGGCGTCAGTCCGACGTCTGTGCAAGCCCAGAACAGCATGATCTGGCATCAAACGAACGGCCCGCAGGGCGGGGCGATCCGCGATGTGGCAGTCGATTCGACGAGTGGGCTCTGGGTGGCCACGGGGCGCGCGGGTGCATATTATAGCGGCGACCATGGCGAGACCTGGGAGGCCGTCAATGCCGGCCTGCCGAAGATCGGTCTGATTACGATCGCTGCGGCGAAGGATCACTACATCTATGCGGCAAGCATCAACAATCAGGACCTCTTCCGCCTGAATGCGTCGCTGCCGAGAAGCCAGTGGCGTTGGGAAGCGGTCTTCCCCGATTCAACACAAGGACCGTATAACTATGTCGTGACACTTGCCAATAGCAACGTCTTTACGAATGTCGGCGGTCATGGCGTCATGCGCTCGACCGATCACGGCACCACGTGGGTACAGTTCATCGATACGCTCAAGACCACGAACTGCATCGCCTTTGCGCACGGCAAAAATCTCTTTGCGGTGATTACCGGTAACCCCAGCGGCCCGACATTGCCGCATCCGATTTGGTCGACGACCGGATCGGGGCAGAATAAGCCGTGGGTCAAACGGGCGGACTTCCCGGATTTCTATCCGTCACAGATCGTCATTGCGCATAACGGAAATCTCGTCGCTACGACGCTGATGAAGCATCAGGTCTTCACCAAGGATACCACGATCCATGGCGGACGCATCTGGACTTCGACCGACACCGGAATGACCTGGACGAAGACGTACGAACGGCCCGACAATTCGGAAGACGGCAAGGACGACATCGACGATATCGGACTTGTCGACCAGACCGGCACGATCTATGCGAATGCGCATGGTATCACGATCCGCTCGACCGATAACGGCATGACCTGGACGACGCTCGACTCTGAAAAACGCGGTGACGAACGCTTCAAGATCGCATCGAACCCAGACGAGACGCATACGTACCAGATCTGCGAACCCGATGGCGTGTTCCGCTCTGACGATCACGGTGCGACGTTCGTGGGGAAATACTCAGGGATCAAGGTCGAATTCCTCTACGGAATGGACATCAACTCGCGTCAGGATCTCTTCGCCCTTTACGAATTCGGGCTGTCGCGTTCGACCGATCACGGCAATACATGGGGCGAGGCTGTGGAGTTCGGCGAAACATATTTCCCGACGTTCATTATCTCCCGCAATCCTTCAACCCGAGACCATATTTACATCGGCTGTGAGTATGGGTTCTTCCGTTCGACGGATTTCGGCGAGACGATTCTGCCAATTCAAAGCTCGGGCGGAGATACGATCTTCCGACAGCTTGGCATGACCTCGTCCGGAAAACTCTTTACCTACTTCACATCGAGCAACGGTTCGCGTGTGATGTATTCGACAAACGAAGGCGACAGTTGGACGCCGATCACCAATCTGCCCGATCCGACCGACGACATCCGAGGGTTGGCCGTGACGAGCGATACGATCGCACTTGCCGGCACCGGCCCTTCGTTCTATCTCTCGGTCAATGGCGGCGGCAAATGGACGACCTCGACGACAACAGCCCCGTTTAATCAGCCGTCGAAGATGCTCTTCCATCCGGATGGCTCGCTCTTAGCCCTTGTTCCGGGAAATGGGTCGAAGTCGGGATGTTGGCGCTCGACCGACGCCGGGGCGAACTGGACGCATATTTTCCCCTTTGTCGATGCACCCACAGAACAATTCCGGAATGATTACTACTCGCTCAACGTAGACGATCTGGGACAGATCTTCATCGGTTCCGACAGCGGTGTTTGGCGTACGTCGTTGCCACCGTATACCGTCTGGAAGAACGTCAGCACAGGCTTGACATGGCCCGATTGGGATCGGCCGCTGTTCGTCAATGTGTCGGATGTCGTCCAGGATCCCGTCTCGCGCAAATACTACGCAGCGACGCGCGGGTTGTCGGTGTACGAAAGTGTACCGAACATGGACGATGTACCGACAACACCGGTAACGGCAACCGGCAGCCGGGTCGTGAACTATCCGAATCCGTTTGCTCACTCGACCTACATTGCGTTCAACCTCGACGAGCCGTCGCAGGTCACTCTCGATGTGTACGATGCAATCGGACGACATATCGGCCAGACCGTGACCTCGTCGTTCGATGCAGGCCAGCACCAGCTTCCGTTCGACGGAAGTGCATTGCCGAACGGCAATTATCTGGTGAGCTTGCGCATCAACGGCGCCATCCGTTCGACATGGATGACGATCGCTCGGTAA
- a CDS encoding S8 family serine peptidase encodes MKRVVLVILAVLCIIGVHNTRAQDERNRPQVAEPGLVEVKIDASVRNAVAAAKATRTRAEQKLATSALEVLAQYKANGNSFQKAKPEQMPQSPLGIVPVTMVKVDRSDRVYVYIRIAKGHRIAEVLPLVRKNKGTADYSNDKFHLIQAWIPASKLTSIAASAAVGSIELVVPPLHNTGPVNSEGDSRLHADVARSVMTASGAGIKVGVMSDDCGSTENLVAPRIANGELGATTTVLDDSKGGTRTHEGLAMMEIVQDVAPSAQIYFATASTGEGNFAKNIQNLANAGCRVITDDVIYFDEPVFEDGIVAQAVDAVATVNNVVYTSSSTNVGNSSYFGTYNPLANQPVGNSGNKNVHNFSGGTYINTFTWPSGRTLFFTLHWDDQYGASDNDYDLYLVDPANTTTFLSSTTTQNGSQNPFESFSATNSGATANYALVIVRNGVSGTDPNGNARLKLTIFQGIPMTYGSAASSTWGHACAVNALGCGAIGADRTSAIGGENNYNTLEAFSAQGPVYMVQFGAGLVGGNRPLLSTRTKPDVSSFDGVTTSVPGFAPFYGTSASAPHVAGVAALLLGMFPSMSHSSARAAIRNGCVDYGAAGMDNAFGAGRTDAFRTIALENASSNPSTYLAAFSTPSAAIPDNNSGGVTSTVTISPSCTNITPDSVFVLVTVDGHPKIGDLVYSLNGPDNQTVTLMNRPTSGGGTATGKNPNVVFGDVASSSIQTTNASGAEQVGFYIPANVLSSTSGFRGHTLSGTWTLTVSDNAAGNTGALKDWGLYLKEGQPLPPNMTLAWSPLFLFPNDHTLRNITVTNSASGGCSPTLTLQSIVSNEADASADPGDVAGDIQGATLGTNDLAFQLRSEALSTGNGRYYTVTYRISDVGGYQRDTMFAIPAFSTPGRIDPSATVAASVGSVTMDVAPSPNPLTTSSTISYTITGPSSAPVLLTIVNNRGKWVRNLDYGTRSPGTYALTFDGNGADGSPLPNGVYAYQLTAGAPYNSLNSGIVIVNKP; translated from the coding sequence GTGAAACGAGTCGTACTTGTCATACTTGCAGTCTTGTGTATCATCGGCGTACACAATACTCGCGCACAGGACGAACGCAACCGTCCGCAAGTTGCAGAACCCGGACTTGTCGAAGTCAAGATCGACGCTTCGGTCCGTAACGCCGTAGCTGCGGCAAAGGCAACGCGCACGCGTGCCGAACAAAAGTTAGCGACGTCGGCGCTCGAAGTACTCGCCCAGTACAAGGCCAACGGCAACAGCTTTCAGAAGGCGAAGCCGGAGCAGATGCCGCAGTCGCCGCTCGGGATCGTGCCGGTGACGATGGTAAAAGTCGATCGCAGCGACCGCGTGTATGTATACATCCGCATCGCCAAGGGGCACCGCATCGCGGAAGTGTTGCCGCTCGTGCGCAAGAACAAAGGCACGGCCGATTATTCCAACGACAAATTTCATCTGATCCAGGCATGGATCCCTGCATCGAAACTCACGAGCATCGCCGCAAGCGCTGCGGTCGGGTCGATCGAACTGGTCGTGCCGCCACTGCATAACACCGGCCCGGTCAATAGCGAAGGCGATTCGCGTCTGCATGCCGATGTTGCGCGTTCGGTCATGACCGCCTCCGGTGCCGGAATCAAAGTCGGCGTCATGAGCGACGACTGCGGCTCGACGGAGAACCTCGTTGCACCGCGAATTGCAAACGGCGAGCTCGGCGCAACGACAACCGTGCTCGACGACAGCAAGGGCGGAACACGCACCCATGAAGGGCTTGCGATGATGGAGATTGTGCAGGATGTCGCGCCAAGTGCGCAGATATACTTCGCAACTGCGTCCACCGGCGAAGGCAATTTCGCTAAGAACATTCAGAATCTTGCCAACGCAGGATGCCGCGTCATTACCGACGACGTCATCTATTTCGACGAGCCGGTCTTCGAAGACGGCATCGTCGCGCAGGCTGTCGATGCTGTGGCAACCGTGAATAACGTCGTTTATACCAGCTCGTCGACGAACGTCGGCAATTCGAGCTACTTCGGGACCTATAATCCGTTGGCGAACCAGCCGGTCGGTAACTCGGGCAACAAGAACGTCCACAATTTTTCGGGTGGGACGTATATCAATACATTCACGTGGCCGTCGGGTCGCACGCTGTTCTTCACACTGCACTGGGACGATCAGTACGGCGCCAGCGACAACGACTACGATCTCTATCTTGTCGATCCGGCAAACACCACGACATTCCTCTCGTCGACCACCACGCAGAACGGCTCGCAGAATCCGTTCGAGTCGTTTTCGGCAACGAATAGCGGTGCGACGGCGAACTACGCGCTCGTCATCGTTCGCAACGGCGTCTCGGGTACCGACCCGAATGGAAACGCACGGTTGAAGCTGACGATCTTCCAGGGGATTCCGATGACATACGGTTCGGCGGCATCGAGCACCTGGGGACATGCGTGCGCGGTGAACGCACTCGGTTGCGGCGCGATCGGCGCCGATCGTACCAGCGCCATCGGCGGCGAGAATAATTATAACACGCTCGAAGCATTCTCCGCGCAGGGACCGGTGTATATGGTGCAGTTCGGCGCGGGGCTTGTCGGCGGGAATCGTCCGCTGCTCTCGACGCGTACGAAACCGGATGTATCGTCGTTCGACGGCGTCACGACGAGTGTGCCGGGATTTGCGCCATTCTATGGCACGTCGGCATCGGCGCCGCATGTCGCGGGTGTGGCGGCGTTGCTCCTCGGGATGTTCCCGTCGATGTCGCATTCGAGCGCACGCGCCGCGATCCGAAACGGCTGTGTCGATTATGGCGCGGCAGGAATGGATAATGCCTTCGGCGCAGGACGCACCGATGCATTCAGAACCATCGCGTTAGAAAATGCATCGTCGAATCCGTCAACGTATCTCGCGGCGTTCTCGACGCCAAGCGCTGCAATTCCCGACAATAACAGTGGCGGCGTAACGAGCACGGTGACGATCTCGCCGAGTTGCACGAACATTACGCCCGATTCGGTTTTTGTGCTCGTTACGGTTGACGGCCATCCCAAGATCGGCGATCTCGTCTATTCGCTCAACGGTCCCGATAATCAAACCGTCACGTTAATGAATCGGCCCACGAGCGGCGGCGGGACGGCGACAGGGAAGAATCCGAACGTCGTCTTCGGCGATGTTGCCAGCAGCTCGATCCAAACGACGAACGCATCGGGTGCAGAGCAGGTCGGTTTCTATATCCCGGCGAACGTCCTTTCTTCGACATCCGGTTTTCGAGGACATACACTCAGCGGTACATGGACACTGACCGTGAGCGATAATGCCGCCGGAAATACCGGCGCGCTCAAAGATTGGGGATTATACCTGAAGGAAGGACAACCGCTGCCGCCGAATATGACGCTTGCGTGGAGTCCGCTCTTTCTATTCCCGAACGATCATACGCTTCGCAACATCACGGTGACGAACTCGGCGAGCGGCGGATGTTCGCCAACGCTCACGCTGCAATCGATCGTGAGCAACGAAGCCGACGCGAGTGCCGACCCCGGCGATGTTGCCGGCGATATTCAGGGCGCGACGCTCGGCACGAACGATCTGGCCTTTCAGCTTCGATCCGAGGCGCTCTCGACAGGGAACGGGAGATATTACACCGTGACATACCGCATCAGCGATGTCGGCGGTTATCAGCGCGATACAATGTTTGCAATTCCCGCATTCTCGACGCCGGGCCGCATCGATCCGTCGGCAACAGTCGCGGCATCGGTCGGATCGGTGACGATGGATGTCGCCCCGAGCCCGAATCCGCTGACGACATCGAGCACGATCTCGTACACGATCACGGGGCCGTCGAGTGCGCCGGTGCTCTTGACGATCGTCAATAATCGCGGCAAGTGGGTGCGCAATCTCGACTACGGCACCCGCTCACCCGGCACGTATGCGTTGACATTCGATGGCAATGGGGCCGACGGTTCGCCGCTGCCGAACGGGGTCTATGCCTACCAACTCACGGCCGGCGCTCCGTACAACTCACTCAATAGCGGCATCGTGATCGTCAACAAACCGTAA